In Thamnophis elegans isolate rThaEle1 chromosome 4, rThaEle1.pri, whole genome shotgun sequence, the following proteins share a genomic window:
- the MALL gene encoding MAL-like protein has translation MDSKTSGPMPGCPAPEDIPSGLAIFKTIPYALILPELIFGCWVWILVAATTVYFPLLQGWVMYVSVSSFVISFLLLLSYLFGFHKKVESWRILDSLYHGATGIFYLSAAVLQANATIRSESEVATDFIPRYYQLNVAATLFAFITTLLYILHAFSNYYH, from the exons ATGGATTCCAAAACTTCGGGACCAATGCCTGGCTGCCCAGCACCTGAAGATATTCCTTCGGGACTGGCCATTTTTAAAACGATACCATATGCCTTAATCTTGCCAGAGCTG ATCTTTGGCTGCTGGGTTTGGATCCTCGTAGCAGCTACCACGGTGTATTTCCCTTTGCTGCAAGGATGGGTCATGTACGTCTCGGTCAGCTCCTTTGTCATCTCCTTTCTGCTCCTCCTGAGTTACTTGTTTGGCTTCCATAAAAAGGTTGAATCCTGGAGAATTCTG gaCAGTCTTTACCATGGAGCCACAGGCATTTTTTACCTGAGCGCTGCTGTGTTGCAGGCAAATGCAACAATCCGTTCAGAGAGTGAAGTGGCAACAGATTTTATCCCTCGCTATTATCAGCTCAATGTTGCAGCCACG ttgttTGCTTTCATCACTACGCTGCTGTATATTTTGCATGCCTTCAGCAACTACTACCACTGA